In one Yoonia rosea genomic region, the following are encoded:
- the trxA gene encoding thioredoxin, producing the protein MATVAVTDATFDAEVRQSDIPVVVDFWAEWCGPCKQIGPALEELSAEMEGRVKIVKVNVDENPNSPAQMGVRGIPALFVFKNGEVVSNKAGAAPKAAIQGWIEESI; encoded by the coding sequence ATGGCAACCGTAGCAGTAACCGACGCAACCTTTGACGCCGAAGTCCGCCAGTCCGATATCCCCGTTGTTGTGGATTTCTGGGCAGAATGGTGTGGCCCTTGCAAACAGATCGGCCCCGCTCTGGAAGAGCTGTCAGCCGAAATGGAAGGCCGCGTGAAGATCGTCAAAGTGAACGTGGACGAAAACCCCAATTCACCCGCACAAATGGGCGTGCGTGGCATTCCTGCGCTTTTCGTCTTCAAGAATGGCGAAGTTGTCTCGAACAAAGCAGGCGCAGCACCCAAGGCAGCAATTCAAGGCTGGATCGAAGAGTCGATCTAA
- a CDS encoding capsular polysaccharide export protein, LipB/KpsS family: MSARDTVTFYLPLQLRNQAERGDHNFIKKVSEVLSGAGLSVDYDDDDDFARLRAHARPGRGLYLMDPPANGRGLTFRKTYIYPFWHIEKEAERWEWPVAKERFDPAAVDPRKAANFYRFWRQRLFDEAPLNARQDGFVYVPLQGQLLRRRSFQSCSPLEMVKTVLEEEPNKHIVVTLHPSETYSAEERHALAALVASEDRLTLDEQGTNQNLKNCDYIVTQNSAVGFEGYFFGKPLILFGKSDFHHIALNVADIGAESAFDLVHGHRPDFAAYLFWFLQQRAINAGRPEAAKKIRNVLRGHGWPV, from the coding sequence ATGAGCGCCCGTGACACCGTGACATTTTACCTACCATTGCAGCTGCGCAATCAGGCCGAGCGCGGCGATCACAATTTTATCAAGAAGGTGAGCGAGGTGCTGAGCGGCGCTGGGCTTTCGGTTGATTATGACGACGACGATGATTTCGCGCGTTTGCGTGCCCACGCGCGGCCGGGGCGCGGGCTTTATCTGATGGACCCGCCAGCGAACGGGCGCGGCCTGACGTTTCGCAAAACCTATATCTATCCGTTCTGGCATATCGAGAAAGAGGCCGAGCGTTGGGAATGGCCTGTTGCGAAAGAGCGGTTCGATCCGGCCGCGGTTGATCCGCGCAAGGCCGCAAATTTCTACCGGTTCTGGCGGCAACGTCTGTTCGATGAAGCGCCGCTCAACGCCCGGCAGGACGGCTTTGTCTATGTGCCCTTGCAAGGGCAGCTTTTGCGCCGGCGGTCTTTTCAATCCTGTAGCCCTTTGGAGATGGTCAAAACGGTCCTGGAGGAAGAGCCAAACAAACATATCGTTGTGACGCTTCACCCATCCGAGACATATTCTGCAGAAGAGCGCCATGCATTGGCGGCGCTGGTCGCGAGTGAAGACCGCCTCACGCTTGACGAACAAGGCACAAACCAGAATTTGAAGAACTGCGATTACATCGTGACGCAGAATTCGGCTGTTGGTTTTGAGGGGTATTTCTTCGGTAAGCCGCTCATTCTGTTCGGGAAATCGGACTTTCACCATATTGCGCTGAACGTGGCCGACATTGGTGCCGAAAGCGCGTTTGATCTGGTCCATGGCCACAGGCCGGATTTTGCGGCCTATCTTTTCTGGTTCCTCCAGCAGCGGGCCATTAACGCAGGTAGGCCAGAGGCAGCCAAGAAGATTCGCAATGTGTTGCGCGGCCACGGTTGGCCCGTTTGA
- the hslV gene encoding ATP-dependent protease subunit HslV: MASEEFPGWHGTTIIGVRKGGQVVIAGDGQVSLGQTVIKGTARKVRRLSPGGQDVICGFAGSTADAFTLLERLEKKLEATPGQLARASVELAKDWRTDKYLQKLEAMLIVSDGSELFVITGAGDVLEPEHDIAAIGSGGNYALAAGRALMGTDKDAETIAREAMAIAADICVYTNGNLTVETIKA, encoded by the coding sequence ATGGCAAGTGAAGAATTTCCCGGCTGGCACGGAACGACAATCATCGGTGTCCGCAAAGGTGGACAGGTTGTGATTGCCGGTGATGGCCAAGTCAGCCTTGGACAGACCGTCATCAAAGGCACGGCGCGCAAGGTCCGGCGCCTGTCACCCGGCGGGCAGGACGTGATCTGCGGGTTTGCCGGATCAACGGCCGATGCCTTTACCCTGCTTGAACGTCTGGAAAAGAAACTCGAAGCCACCCCCGGGCAACTGGCCCGCGCCAGTGTTGAACTGGCCAAGGATTGGCGCACCGACAAATACCTGCAAAAGCTCGAAGCGATGCTGATTGTCAGTGACGGATCAGAGCTATTCGTGATCACCGGTGCCGGTGATGTGCTGGAGCCAGAACACGATATTGCCGCCATCGGATCGGGCGGAAACTATGCGCTGGCTGCTGGCCGCGCCTTGATGGGCACCGATAAGGATGCCGAAACAATCGCCCGCGAAGCTATGGCGATTGCCGCTGACATCTGTGTTTACACCAACGGCAACCTGACGGTTGAGACAATCAAAGCATGA